The Pseudomonas azadiae genome includes a window with the following:
- a CDS encoding PepSY domain-containing protein yields MLKKTLVALCATTALLSAGAAMADKPGAGWITIEKAIEVAKTKAGYIEVYAAEADDNGYWEVKGRKSDGTVYEARIDGASGNILRDQKD; encoded by the coding sequence ATGCTGAAGAAAACCCTAGTTGCCCTGTGTGCGACCACCGCCTTGCTCAGTGCAGGCGCAGCGATGGCCGACAAGCCGGGCGCAGGCTGGATCACCATCGAAAAAGCCATTGAAGTGGCCAAGACCAAAGCCGGCTACATCGAGGTTTACGCCGCTGAAGCGGATGACAACGGCTATTGGGAAGTCAAAGGCCGCAAGTCCGATGGCACCGTGTATGAAGCACGCATTGATGGCGCGTCGGGCAACATCCTGCGCGACCAGAAAGACTGA
- a CDS encoding FecR family protein, whose amino-acid sequence MSEKSLSEAEYDAITDAAAHWCMRLHAGDCTADEREAFAQWHDCDPLHAFEYAAMLEIWDVADHLPRTATAPPVVAPFKPRSRLRTYAVAAAVCLAALPLAAFTGWEAGWLPSAYERFEAADGLRQVTLGDGSQVELNLGTELVYSHYKDQRRVTLKKGEAFFNVRHDSAHPFIVHAGNGQVRVTGTQFNVWKYEDQVRVMLLEGSVQIASDQVHGSVPLTPGMQASYQRGDATPSVRAINPNDTALAWRQGKLILDDLALADALPLINRYLSKPVMLADADTGAIRIGGIYNLNEVNNLIPSLPKVLPVYLTQNQDGNPVLNSIPRKAPKG is encoded by the coding sequence ATGAGCGAAAAGTCCCTTTCAGAAGCCGAATATGACGCTATCACCGATGCCGCCGCGCATTGGTGCATGCGCCTGCACGCAGGTGATTGCACGGCGGATGAACGTGAGGCTTTCGCGCAATGGCACGATTGCGACCCGCTGCACGCCTTCGAATACGCGGCCATGCTGGAAATCTGGGACGTCGCCGACCACCTGCCACGCACCGCAACCGCACCGCCGGTGGTGGCGCCGTTCAAGCCCCGCAGCCGCTTGCGCACCTACGCGGTGGCGGCGGCGGTCTGCCTGGCCGCCCTGCCCCTCGCGGCCTTTACTGGATGGGAAGCCGGCTGGTTGCCCAGTGCCTACGAGCGCTTCGAGGCCGCCGATGGCCTGCGCCAGGTCACCCTGGGCGATGGCAGCCAGGTTGAACTCAACCTCGGCACCGAATTGGTCTACAGCCATTACAAGGATCAGCGGCGGGTCACGCTGAAAAAGGGCGAAGCGTTCTTCAACGTCAGGCATGACAGCGCCCATCCGTTTATCGTGCATGCCGGCAATGGCCAGGTGCGTGTCACGGGCACTCAGTTCAACGTCTGGAAGTACGAAGACCAGGTGCGGGTGATGCTGCTCGAAGGTTCGGTGCAGATTGCCAGCGACCAGGTCCACGGCAGCGTGCCGCTGACGCCCGGCATGCAAGCCAGCTATCAGCGGGGCGATGCCACGCCAAGCGTGCGCGCGATCAACCCCAACGACACGGCGCTGGCCTGGCGCCAGGGCAAGCTGATCCTCGACGACCTGGCCCTGGCCGACGCGCTGCCCTTGATCAACCGCTACCTGAGCAAACCGGTGATGCTGGCCGACGCCGACACCGGGGCGATTCGTATCGGCGGTATCTATAACCTCAATGAGGTCAACAACCTCATCCCCTCCCTGCCCAAGGTTTTGCCGGTCTACCTGACCCAGAACCAGGACGGCAATCCCGTACTCAACTCGATTCCGCGTAAAGCGCCCAAGGGCTGA
- a CDS encoding adhesin, translating into MNRSLLILALLGSASVMADNTAVINNSGEAYKGNLMINQAAGKQLQMINNRAVALGGQATTRSVQTMNGKVDLSLNARAAIEGASFTDGNGMLGVNQSAGAHNQSVNAVRISINPGPQSIDDSVLLQQNTTTLATDSGLTPTTGSRQVVTSDQAFTGSRGVIQVNQSAGVGNRVANTLGITIK; encoded by the coding sequence ATGAACCGCTCCCTGCTCATTCTGGCCCTGCTCGGCAGCGCTTCGGTCATGGCCGACAACACCGCGGTGATCAATAACAGTGGTGAGGCTTACAAAGGCAACCTGATGATCAACCAGGCGGCGGGCAAACAGCTACAGATGATCAACAACCGCGCCGTCGCGCTCGGTGGCCAGGCCACCACCCGCTCAGTCCAGACCATGAATGGCAAGGTCGACCTTTCCCTGAACGCCAGGGCGGCGATCGAGGGCGCCTCATTTACTGACGGCAACGGCATGCTGGGCGTCAACCAGTCGGCCGGGGCCCATAACCAATCAGTCAATGCCGTACGGATCAGCATCAACCCTGGCCCGCAAAGCATCGACGACAGCGTCCTGTTGCAACAGAACACGACGACGCTGGCAACCGACTCAGGGCTCACCCCCACCACTGGCAGCCGCCAGGTCGTGACAAGCGACCAGGCCTTCACCGGCAGCCGAGGAGTGATTCAGGTGAACCAGAGTGCCGGGGTGGGGAACCGAGTGGCTAACACCCTGGGCATCACTATCAAGTAA
- a CDS encoding C39 family peptidase: protein MRLATLSLLLLLTGPTWAGTMAISAMPGGAVIYKKVESIRERRFANLVEQKTDFSCGAAALATILRQGYWLDVDEDHVIKGMLVNADQDLVRTQGFSMLDMKRYLESIGMRARGYKIAADTLVTVKIPVVVLLEIRGYKHFVVLQRADKDWVYIGDPVLGHKRYSHDDFVKGWNGIVFAVLGEGYDKANALLDPPTPLTAKNQLNTFRPVGDAELMDFGFIQSDFF from the coding sequence ATGCGTCTCGCGACCCTCAGCCTCCTGCTGCTGCTCACCGGCCCGACCTGGGCAGGCACCATGGCGATCTCCGCCATGCCTGGCGGTGCAGTCATCTACAAGAAGGTCGAGAGCATCCGTGAGCGCCGCTTCGCCAACCTGGTGGAACAGAAAACCGATTTCAGCTGCGGTGCCGCGGCACTTGCCACCATCCTGCGCCAGGGCTATTGGCTCGACGTAGACGAAGACCACGTCATCAAAGGCATGCTGGTCAATGCCGACCAGGACCTGGTTCGCACCCAGGGCTTTTCCATGCTGGACATGAAGCGCTACCTCGAAAGCATCGGCATGCGTGCCCGGGGCTACAAGATCGCAGCGGACACCCTGGTGACCGTGAAGATCCCCGTGGTGGTGCTGCTGGAAATTCGTGGCTACAAGCACTTCGTGGTGTTGCAGCGCGCGGACAAGGACTGGGTCTATATCGGCGACCCGGTGCTGGGCCACAAGCGCTACTCACACGACGACTTCGTCAAGGGCTGGAATGGCATTGTCTTCGCGGTACTGGGTGAAGGTTACGACAAGGCCAACGCCTTGCTCGATCCGCCCACGCCGTTGACCGCCAAGAATCAGTTGAACACGTTCCGGCCCGTAGGCGATGCCGAGCTGATGGATTTCGGTTTCATCCAGAGCGACTTCTTCTAA
- a CDS encoding sigma-54 dependent transcriptional regulator, translated as MGGPPVQRRLLVVDPCDDCHALLPGLRTAGWEVDSCTLAAVGDRSCDVGLLRLQPYHLERPEAVKELIGRSGTTEWIAVLSQDVLRLQNVGDFVCEWFFDFHTLPFDVARVQVTLGRAFGMARLRGRGHAPVDEPEHELLGDSRPIRELRKLLSKLAPTESPVLIRGDSGTGKELVAKTLHRQSQRHAKPFVAINCGAIPEHLIQSELFGHEKGAFTGAHQRKVGRIEAANGGTLFLDEIGDLPMELQANLLRFLQEKHIERVGGSQPIAVDVRVLAATHVDLEAAVEKGTFREDLYYRLNVLQVVTAPLRERHGDVAMLANHFSRFYSQETGRRPRSFSDDALVAMGQHAWPGNVRELANRVRRGLVLAEGRQIEAADLGLHCQPALSAPMATLEDYKHRAERQALCDVLNRHSDNLSVAARVLGISRPTFYRLLHKHQIR; from the coding sequence ATGGGTGGACCCCCCGTTCAACGCCGTTTGCTAGTGGTCGATCCGTGTGATGACTGCCACGCGCTGCTACCCGGTTTGCGCACGGCGGGGTGGGAGGTCGATAGCTGCACATTGGCGGCGGTGGGTGACCGGTCCTGTGATGTCGGCCTGTTGCGCCTGCAGCCTTATCACCTGGAGCGCCCGGAGGCGGTCAAGGAACTGATCGGGCGCAGCGGCACCACCGAATGGATCGCCGTGCTCAGCCAGGACGTGCTGCGCCTGCAAAACGTCGGCGATTTTGTGTGCGAATGGTTTTTCGACTTCCATACCTTGCCCTTTGACGTGGCCCGCGTGCAGGTCACCCTGGGCCGCGCTTTTGGCATGGCGCGCCTGCGGGGCAGGGGCCATGCACCGGTGGATGAGCCCGAGCATGAACTGCTGGGCGACAGCCGGCCCATTCGCGAACTGCGCAAACTGCTGTCCAAATTGGCGCCCACCGAATCCCCGGTGTTGATCCGTGGCGACAGCGGGACCGGCAAGGAGCTGGTGGCCAAGACGTTGCACCGCCAATCCCAGCGCCACGCCAAACCCTTTGTGGCGATCAATTGCGGTGCGATCCCGGAGCATCTGATCCAATCCGAATTGTTCGGCCATGAAAAAGGTGCTTTTACAGGCGCCCATCAGCGCAAGGTCGGACGCATCGAAGCGGCCAACGGCGGCACCTTGTTTCTCGATGAAATCGGCGACCTGCCGATGGAACTGCAAGCCAATCTTTTGCGCTTTCTCCAGGAAAAACACATCGAGCGGGTTGGCGGCAGTCAGCCGATTGCGGTAGATGTGCGGGTACTGGCCGCCACCCACGTGGATCTGGAAGCGGCAGTGGAAAAGGGTACGTTTCGCGAAGACTTGTACTACCGCCTCAATGTGCTGCAAGTGGTCACCGCCCCCCTGCGCGAACGCCATGGCGACGTCGCGATGTTGGCCAACCACTTTTCGCGCTTCTACAGCCAGGAAACCGGCCGCCGCCCGCGCAGCTTCAGCGATGATGCCCTGGTCGCCATGGGTCAGCACGCCTGGCCTGGGAACGTGCGCGAACTGGCCAACCGCGTACGCCGTGGCCTGGTACTCGCCGAAGGGCGGCAGATCGAGGCGGCCGACCTGGGATTGCACTGCCAACCGGCACTGTCGGCGCCGATGGCGACACTGGAAGACTACAAGCACCGCGCCGAACGCCAGGCGCTGTGCGATGTGCTCAACCGGCACAGCGATAACCTGAGCGTCGCGGCCCGCGTGCTGGGGATTTCCCGGCCCACGTTCTACCGGTTGCTGCACAAACACCAGATCCGCTAG
- a CDS encoding Cof-type HAD-IIB family hydrolase has product MSDAAIHPIRFILSDVDGTLLHPDHSLSQRTADAVRALREAGVFFSLASGRPPKAMLHLVETFGIDVPVAGFNGGTLINPDGSILVAHHLPAEAALVTLALFSAQPEVEVWVFADGDWLRRDPPGPMEPREAHGLGYGPVVVESFEPYLDRVDKIVAASNNTQLLVELEAQLHPKVQGLAQVSRSQPVYLDVTAMLANKGEALKTLAAHLGVPIEQTAAIGDGGNDPAMFHVAGLSIAMGQAEETVKRQANVVTGSNIEDGAAEAIERFILAAQ; this is encoded by the coding sequence ATGAGTGACGCAGCGATTCATCCCATCCGTTTTATCCTCAGCGATGTGGACGGCACCTTGCTGCATCCGGATCACAGCCTCAGCCAGCGCACCGCCGATGCGGTGCGTGCATTGCGTGAGGCCGGGGTGTTTTTCAGCCTGGCCAGCGGGCGCCCGCCGAAGGCGATGCTGCACCTGGTGGAAACCTTCGGCATCGACGTGCCGGTGGCGGGTTTTAACGGCGGTACGTTGATCAACCCGGATGGCAGCATCCTGGTCGCCCACCATTTGCCGGCGGAGGCAGCGTTGGTGACTTTGGCGTTGTTCTCAGCGCAGCCGGAGGTGGAAGTGTGGGTATTTGCCGATGGCGACTGGCTGCGCCGCGACCCGCCAGGGCCGATGGAACCGCGCGAGGCCCACGGCCTGGGCTACGGGCCGGTGGTGGTGGAGAGTTTCGAGCCGTACCTGGACCGGGTCGACAAGATAGTCGCTGCCAGCAATAACACGCAGTTGCTGGTGGAGCTGGAAGCGCAATTGCACCCCAAGGTGCAGGGGCTGGCCCAGGTGTCACGTTCGCAGCCGGTGTACCTGGACGTGACCGCGATGCTGGCCAACAAGGGCGAGGCCTTGAAGACGCTCGCGGCGCACCTGGGTGTGCCTATCGAGCAGACCGCGGCGATCGGCGATGGCGGCAATGACCCGGCGATGTTTCACGTGGCCGGTTTGTCGATTGCCATGGGCCAGGCCGAAGAAACCGTCAAGCGCCAGGCCAACGTAGTCACCGGGAGTAATATCGAGGACGGCGCGGCTGAGGCCATCGAGCGGTTTATTCTGGCGGCTCAATAA
- the zwf gene encoding glucose-6-phosphate dehydrogenase, with protein MTANGKKLKAEPAPPTTLFLFGAHGDLVKRLLMPALYNLSRDGLLGDGLRIVGVDHNAISDADFAKKLEDFIRTEAASKVKGNADNALDPALWAQLAKGISYVEGDFLDDSTYADIGRKIADSGTGNAVFYLATAPRFFSDVVQRLGSAGLLTETDDSFRRVVIEKPFGSDLATAEALNACLLKVMSEKQIYRIDHYLGKETVQNILISRFSNVLFEAFWNNHYIDHVQITAAETVGVETRGNFFEKTGTLRDMVPNHLFQLLAMVAMEPPAAFGADAVRGEKAKVIGAVRPWSLEDARANSVRGQYTAGEIAGKPLPGYREEANVAPDSSTETFVALKVMIDNWRWVGVPFYLRTGKRMSVRDTEIVICFKPAPYAQFRDTEVDELKPTYLKIQIQPNEGMWFDLLAKKPGPTLDMANIQLGFAYKDFFEMQPSTGYETLIYDCMTGDQTLFQRADNIENGWRAVQPFLDAWKEDDGIQAYKAGEDGPAASDALLARDGRTWHRLG; from the coding sequence ATGACCGCCAACGGCAAGAAACTCAAGGCCGAACCCGCACCGCCCACCACCTTGTTTCTGTTCGGCGCCCACGGTGACCTGGTCAAGCGCCTGCTGATGCCGGCGTTGTACAACCTGAGCCGCGACGGGCTGCTGGGCGATGGCTTGCGCATTGTCGGCGTTGATCACAACGCCATCAGCGACGCCGACTTCGCCAAGAAACTCGAAGATTTCATTCGTACCGAGGCCGCGAGCAAGGTCAAGGGCAATGCCGATAACGCGCTCGATCCGGCGTTGTGGGCGCAGTTGGCCAAGGGCATCAGCTACGTCGAGGGTGACTTCCTCGACGACAGCACCTACGCCGACATCGGCAGGAAAATCGCCGACAGCGGCACCGGCAACGCGGTGTTCTACCTGGCCACCGCGCCGCGCTTCTTCAGTGACGTGGTGCAGCGCCTGGGCAGTGCCGGTTTGCTGACCGAGACCGACGACAGTTTCCGTCGCGTGGTCATCGAAAAGCCCTTCGGCTCCGACCTGGCCACCGCCGAGGCGCTGAACGCCTGCCTGCTCAAAGTGATGAGCGAAAAGCAGATCTATCGCATCGACCATTACCTGGGCAAGGAAACGGTGCAGAACATTCTGATCAGCCGTTTCTCCAACGTGCTGTTCGAAGCGTTCTGGAACAACCATTACATTGATCACGTGCAAATCACCGCCGCCGAAACCGTCGGCGTGGAGACCCGTGGCAATTTCTTCGAGAAGACCGGCACCCTGCGCGACATGGTGCCCAACCACCTGTTTCAGTTGCTGGCCATGGTCGCCATGGAACCGCCCGCAGCCTTTGGTGCCGACGCCGTGCGCGGTGAAAAAGCCAAGGTGATCGGCGCGGTACGCCCCTGGTCCCTGGAAGATGCGCGGGCCAACTCGGTACGCGGGCAGTACACCGCCGGTGAAATCGCCGGCAAACCATTGCCCGGTTATCGCGAAGAGGCCAACGTCGCGCCTGACAGCAGCACCGAGACCTTCGTCGCCCTCAAGGTGATGATCGACAACTGGCGCTGGGTCGGCGTGCCGTTCTACCTGCGCACGGGCAAGCGCATGAGCGTGCGCGACACCGAAATCGTGATCTGCTTCAAGCCCGCGCCCTATGCGCAGTTTCGCGACACCGAGGTGGATGAGCTCAAGCCCACCTACCTGAAGATCCAGATCCAGCCCAATGAAGGCATGTGGTTCGACCTGCTGGCGAAAAAGCCCGGGCCGACCCTGGACATGGCCAATATCCAGTTGGGCTTCGCCTACAAGGACTTCTTCGAAATGCAACCGTCGACCGGGTATGAAACCCTGATCTACGACTGCATGACCGGCGACCAGACCCTGTTCCAGCGCGCCGACAACATCGAGAACGGCTGGCGCGCGGTGCAGCCCTTCCTCGATGCCTGGAAGGAAGACGACGGAATCCAGGCCTACAAGGCGGGTGAAGATGGTCCGGCCGCGTCCGATGCATTGCTGGCCCGCGACGGCCGTACCTGGCACAGACTCGGATGA
- the gnd gene encoding phosphogluconate dehydrogenase (NAD(+)-dependent, decarboxylating), with protein MQLGIIGLGRMGGNIARRLMLNGHTTVVYDRNEAFVKGLSEEGATGVADLKGLVAGLQKPRTVWVMLPAGAPTEDTINELSTLLEDGDAIIDGGNTNYKDDVRRAKALAEKGLHYVDVGTSGGVWGLERGYCMMIGGDAQTVQRLDPIFASLAPGLGNIPRTRDRSASADPRAEQGYIHAGPAGSGHFVKMIHNGIEYGMMQAFAEGFDILKTKNSVNLPEDQRFDLNVADIAEVWRRGSVVSSWLLDLTADALATDPKLDGYSGSVADSGEGRWTIEAAMEQAVPVPVLSTSLFARFRSRQQSTYGDKMLSAMRFGFGGHVETSKK; from the coding sequence ATGCAACTGGGGATTATCGGACTAGGCCGCATGGGCGGGAATATTGCACGGCGCCTGATGCTCAATGGGCATACCACCGTTGTTTACGACCGTAACGAAGCTTTCGTCAAAGGCCTGAGCGAAGAGGGCGCCACTGGCGTTGCCGACCTCAAGGGCCTGGTGGCCGGGCTGCAGAAACCGCGCACCGTCTGGGTCATGTTGCCCGCAGGCGCGCCGACCGAAGACACCATCAACGAATTGAGCACGCTGCTGGAAGACGGTGATGCCATCATCGACGGCGGCAACACCAACTATAAGGATGACGTTCGCCGGGCCAAGGCCCTGGCTGAAAAAGGCCTGCATTATGTCGACGTCGGCACCTCCGGCGGCGTCTGGGGCCTGGAACGTGGCTACTGCATGATGATCGGCGGCGACGCCCAGACCGTGCAGCGCCTTGACCCTATCTTTGCCAGCCTGGCGCCGGGCCTGGGTAACATCCCGCGCACCAGGGACCGTTCCGCCAGCGCCGACCCGCGCGCCGAACAGGGTTACATCCACGCCGGCCCTGCCGGTTCCGGGCATTTCGTCAAGATGATCCACAACGGCATCGAGTACGGGATGATGCAGGCGTTTGCCGAAGGTTTTGACATCCTCAAGACCAAGAACTCGGTCAACCTGCCCGAAGACCAGCGTTTCGACCTGAACGTTGCCGATATCGCCGAAGTCTGGCGCCGTGGCAGCGTGGTTTCGTCCTGGCTGCTGGACCTGACCGCCGACGCCCTGGCCACCGACCCGAAACTCGACGGTTACTCTGGTTCCGTGGCCGACAGTGGCGAAGGCCGCTGGACCATCGAAGCGGCCATGGAGCAAGCCGTGCCGGTGCCGGTATTGTCCACCTCGCTGTTTGCGCGCTTCCGCTCGCGCCAGCAGAGCACTTACGGTGACAAGATGCTCTCCGCCATGCGCTTCGGCTTTGGTGGCCACGTGGAGACTTCCAAAAAATGA
- a CDS encoding DUF6026 family protein, with amino-acid sequence MSRPPQTLYVSIRRDELRQLKDEREQLQQEVLRLRAHIIQAQLDHSTGVQPALC; translated from the coding sequence ATGTCCCGTCCTCCACAGACGCTCTATGTCTCTATCCGACGCGATGAGCTGCGCCAGTTGAAAGACGAGCGCGAACAGCTGCAGCAGGAAGTCCTGCGCCTGCGCGCTCATATCATCCAGGCCCAGCTTGACCACTCCACCGGTGTGCAACCCGCGCTCTGCTGA
- a CDS encoding phosphoethanolamine transferase CptA, whose translation MAMFERSTKSAKSFDWAGLGWLFLFFWYFSGITQLLIQLSGTSGFSGFRQAFFMSAIWLAPLLVFPRRTRLLAALIGVVLWACSMASLGYFFIYQQEFSQSVIFIMFESNISEAGEYATQYFAWWIVLAFIAHTAVAVFLWTRVRPVYLPRGQAMLAATAILVGVIGYPLVKQIARSDTLDDAIDRFESRIEPAVPWQMIVAYRRYTEQLDNMQGMLDSASQIPPLTNLKDSMAGQPSTLVLVIGESTNRQRMSLYGYPRNTTPELDKLRDQLAVFDNVITPRPYTIEALQQVLTFADEENPDLYLKTPSIVSVMKQAGYKTYWITNQQTMTKRNTMLTTFSEQADEQVYLNNNRNQNARQYDGDVLAPFSKALADPAERKFIVVHLLGTHMSYQYRYPPTFDKFTDRQGVPAGVSDAQLPTYNSYDNAVLYNDFVVSSLIKDYAKTDPNGFLLYLSDHGEDVFDSTGHDTLGRNESKPTAPMYTIPFMAYASPKWRESHDWSFAGDLQRPYSSSQLIHTWADLAGLSFNELDRTKSLVSDSFTPRPQMIGNPYLRQQKALIDFSLIKPKKVSATDVVLQEKPAP comes from the coding sequence ATGGCGATGTTCGAACGCAGCACGAAGTCTGCGAAAAGCTTTGACTGGGCCGGTCTCGGCTGGCTATTCCTGTTTTTCTGGTACTTCTCGGGTATTACCCAGCTACTGATCCAGCTCAGCGGCACATCCGGCTTCAGCGGTTTCCGCCAAGCGTTCTTCATGAGTGCGATCTGGCTGGCGCCGCTGCTGGTCTTTCCCCGCCGTACGCGCTTGCTCGCCGCCTTGATCGGCGTGGTCTTGTGGGCCTGCTCCATGGCCAGCCTGGGTTATTTCTTCATCTACCAGCAGGAATTCTCGCAGAGCGTCATCTTCATCATGTTCGAGTCGAACATCTCTGAAGCCGGCGAATACGCTACCCAGTATTTCGCCTGGTGGATCGTGCTGGCGTTCATTGCCCACACCGCCGTGGCTGTTTTCCTCTGGACCCGCGTGCGCCCGGTGTACCTGCCGCGTGGCCAGGCAATGCTGGCGGCGACGGCGATTCTGGTAGGCGTCATCGGCTACCCGCTGGTCAAGCAGATCGCCCGCAGCGACACCCTGGACGACGCCATCGACCGCTTTGAATCGCGCATCGAGCCCGCCGTGCCGTGGCAGATGATCGTTGCCTACCGTCGCTACACCGAACAGCTGGACAACATGCAGGGCATGCTCGACAGCGCCAGCCAGATCCCGCCGCTGACCAACCTCAAGGACAGCATGGCTGGCCAGCCGTCGACCCTGGTGCTGGTGATCGGCGAGTCCACCAACCGCCAGCGTATGAGCCTCTACGGGTACCCGCGCAACACCACGCCGGAGCTGGACAAGCTGCGCGATCAATTGGCGGTGTTCGACAATGTCATCACCCCGCGCCCCTACACCATCGAAGCGCTGCAACAGGTGCTGACCTTCGCCGACGAAGAAAACCCCGACCTGTACCTCAAGACGCCTTCGATTGTCAGTGTGATGAAACAGGCCGGCTACAAGACCTACTGGATCACCAACCAGCAGACCATGACCAAGCGCAACACCATGCTCACGACGTTTTCCGAACAGGCCGACGAGCAGGTGTACCTGAACAACAACCGCAACCAGAACGCCCGTCAATACGACGGCGACGTGCTGGCGCCGTTTTCCAAGGCCTTGGCCGATCCGGCCGAGCGCAAGTTCATCGTGGTGCATTTGCTGGGCACCCACATGAGCTACCAGTATCGCTATCCGCCGACCTTCGACAAATTCACCGACCGCCAGGGCGTGCCGGCGGGCGTGAGCGACGCTCAACTGCCCACCTACAACAGCTACGACAATGCCGTGCTGTACAACGATTTTGTAGTGTCGAGCCTGATCAAGGACTACGCCAAGACCGACCCCAACGGCTTCCTGCTGTACTTGTCGGACCATGGCGAAGACGTCTTCGACTCAACCGGCCACGACACCCTGGGGCGTAACGAAAGCAAACCGACCGCCCCGATGTACACCATTCCGTTCATGGCCTATGCCTCGCCGAAATGGCGTGAAAGCCACGACTGGAGCTTTGCCGGTGACTTGCAGCGGCCTTACAGCAGCTCGCAGTTGATTCACACCTGGGCCGACTTGGCCGGGCTGAGCTTCAATGAGCTGGACCGCACCAAAAGCCTGGTCAGCGACAGCTTCACGCCGCGCCCGCAGATGATCGGCAACCCCTACCTGCGCCAGCAAAAAGCCTTGATCGATTTCAGCCTGATCAAGCCGAAAAAGGTGAGCGCGACAGACGTGGTGCTCCAGGAAAAACCGGCGCCGTAA